A genomic stretch from Prionailurus bengalensis isolate Pbe53 chromosome E2, Fcat_Pben_1.1_paternal_pri, whole genome shotgun sequence includes:
- the LOC122495244 gene encoding putative protein ZNF720: protein MQPPGDQATGEEVAVVALKAFAPTSAGISPQKSSEKNLEEERKGEMANSQGLLTFRDVAIEFSRKELGCLNHSQWELYRDVMLENYGHLLFLGLVVSKPDLVIFLEHKKDVWAVKRKETVATHPGRWEGSG from the exons ATGCAG CCTcctg GTGACCAAGCTACTGGTGAAGAGGTTGCAGTGGTGGCTTTAAAGGCATTTGCTCCCACTTCAGCTGGGATTTCTCCACAAAAATCTTCTGAGAAAAATcttgaagaggagaggaaaggagaaatggcCAATTCTCAG GGATTGCTGACATTCAGGGATGTGGCCATAGAATTTTCTCGGAAAGAGCTGGGGTGCCTGAACCACAGTCAGTGGGAACTGTACAGGGATGTGATGTTAGAGAACTACGGACACCTCCTTTTCTTGG GTCTTGTTGTGTCAAAGCCAGACCTGGTCATCTTTTTGGAACACAAGAAGGATGTCTGGGCCgtgaagagaaaggagacagtaGCTACACACCCAGGTAGGTGGGAAGGAAGCGGATGA